In the genome of Siniperca chuatsi isolate FFG_IHB_CAS linkage group LG17, ASM2008510v1, whole genome shotgun sequence, one region contains:
- the lg17h5orf49 gene encoding uncharacterized protein C5orf49 homolog codes for MDVSLEAQTKPLSTLSSFSYIPPRRKEPKEMSFFNKDSKVPEVSMYDQVFHQAKGYDMRLHRDDRKHYKGRGLDINEEEKSRAVPVRSSSEYGRRPVPVLYQTGRQYTRVACIKAEFFMKNGIIWNVAEGYGSVAPI; via the exons ATGGACGTATCACTCGAGGCACAAACTAAACCGCTTTCTACCTTGTCGTCATTTAGTTACATCCCACCGCGACGAAAGGAACCAAAAGAAATGTCATTCTTTAACAAAGACTCAAAG GTCCCAGAAGTCTCCATGTATGACCAAGTGTTCCACCAGGCCAAGGGTTATGATATGAGACTGCACCGAGATGACAGAAAACACTATAAAGGAAGAGGACTAGACATAAACGAAGAG GAGAAGTCCAGAGCTGTTCCTGTGCGCTCCTCTTCAGAGTACGGCCGTCGTCCTGTTCCCGTCCTCTACCAAACTGGCCGGCAGTACACGCGTGTGGCTTGCATCAAAGCAgaatttttcatgaaaaatggGATCATCTGGAATGTGGCAGAGGGATACGGATCAGTGGCCCCTATTTGA